A genome region from Salinigranum halophilum includes the following:
- a CDS encoding methionine adenosyltransferase yields the protein MPEPTFTIYHLDRDPIASRATEFVERKGVGHPDSICDGIAEAISRRLSRHYLDEFGRVLHHNTDKVQLVAGSTDPAFGGGEIVDPIYVLLGGRATKAVDGHRIPVDQLALDAAREYVDDHLGELPADAVEFDCRIGEASSDLKSLFDERGVTRANDTSVGTGYAPLSETDRIVRGLESALRERVPAVGADLKLMGWRADDDLHITVAAAVVSRHVSDIDEYVAVKRRVAEVVRRYATERTANAVHVEVNAADDVETGRVYLTETGLSAEMGDDGNVGRGNRVNGLITPHRPMSLEAAAGKNPVSHVGKLYNLLASNAADRIHRELGAAHTEVKLLSRIGCPVTEPLAIDVDTTARDDDGIRRIVTEELDGIDDLSRALVAGEVTVF from the coding sequence ATGCCGGAACCCACGTTCACGATCTATCACCTCGACCGTGACCCCATCGCCTCGCGGGCGACGGAGTTCGTCGAGCGGAAGGGGGTCGGCCATCCGGACTCGATCTGTGACGGCATCGCAGAGGCCATCTCCCGGCGCCTTTCGCGACACTATCTCGACGAGTTCGGCCGGGTCCTCCACCACAACACCGACAAGGTCCAGCTGGTCGCCGGGTCGACGGACCCCGCCTTCGGGGGCGGCGAGATCGTCGACCCCATCTACGTCCTGCTCGGCGGACGGGCGACGAAGGCCGTCGACGGACACCGAATCCCGGTCGACCAGCTCGCGCTCGATGCCGCGCGGGAGTACGTCGACGACCACCTCGGCGAACTCCCCGCCGACGCGGTCGAGTTCGACTGCCGTATCGGGGAGGCCTCGTCCGACCTCAAATCGCTGTTCGACGAACGAGGCGTCACCCGGGCGAACGACACCAGCGTCGGCACCGGCTACGCCCCGCTCTCCGAGACGGACCGAATCGTCAGGGGGCTCGAATCGGCGCTCCGCGAGCGGGTTCCGGCGGTGGGGGCGGACCTCAAGCTGATGGGCTGGCGGGCCGACGACGACCTCCACATCACCGTCGCGGCGGCCGTCGTCTCCCGACACGTCTCGGACATAGACGAGTACGTCGCGGTGAAACGACGGGTCGCGGAGGTGGTCAGACGATACGCGACCGAGCGGACGGCGAACGCCGTCCACGTGGAGGTGAACGCCGCCGACGACGTCGAGACGGGACGCGTCTACCTCACCGAGACCGGCCTCTCGGCGGAGATGGGAGACGACGGGAACGTCGGCCGGGGGAATCGCGTGAACGGCCTCATCACGCCACACCGGCCGATGAGTCTGGAGGCGGCGGCCGGGAAGAACCCGGTCAGTCACGTCGGGAAGCTGTACAACCTCCTCGCCTCGAACGCCGCCGACCGCATCCACCGCGAACTCGGGGCGGCACACACCGAGGTGAAACTCCTCTCTCGAATCGGCTGTCCCGTCACCGAGCCGTTGGCTATCGACGTCGACACCACCGCACGCGACGACGACGGGATACGACGCATCGTCACCGAGGAACTCGACGGAATCGACGACCTCTCACGAGCGCTCGTCGCGGGTGAGGTGACCGTCTTCTGA
- a CDS encoding Mrp/NBP35 family ATP-binding protein, with protein sequence MTDESTTLIDGLRDVTDPDIGDDVVSTGLVTDVDIDASTDRARIDLDLNTPHAPTETAIADEVRAIAESLGFTPELRATGGGGADGSVLPNVRNVVAVASGKGGVGKSTVATNLAAGLADRGARVGILDADVYGPNVPRMLGVDEDPDVTGDDGDERIEPPSAFGVSVMSVGLLVGDDDPVIWRGPMAHNVLSDLFEDVTWGPLDYLVVDLPPGTGDVQLTILQRLPVTGAVVVTTPQAVSTDDTRRAMRMFAEYGTPVLGVAENMSSFVCPDCGSAHDVFGEGGGEALAADADVPFLGGIPLDPAVRDGGDDGRPIVLAEGETARAVAELTADVADSLSLLHRLERANSGAGVTATGESG encoded by the coding sequence ATGACTGACGAATCCACCACGCTCATCGACGGCCTCCGCGACGTGACCGACCCCGACATCGGCGACGACGTCGTCTCGACCGGCCTCGTCACCGACGTCGACATCGACGCGTCGACGGACCGCGCGCGAATCGACCTCGATTTGAACACCCCGCACGCGCCGACGGAGACGGCCATCGCCGACGAGGTCAGAGCCATCGCCGAGTCGCTGGGGTTCACGCCCGAACTCCGGGCGACCGGCGGCGGCGGTGCCGACGGGAGCGTCCTCCCGAACGTCCGGAACGTCGTCGCCGTCGCGTCCGGAAAGGGCGGTGTCGGGAAGTCGACCGTCGCGACGAATCTCGCGGCCGGCCTCGCAGACCGCGGGGCGCGCGTCGGCATCCTCGACGCCGACGTGTACGGCCCGAACGTCCCCCGGATGCTCGGCGTCGACGAGGACCCGGACGTCACGGGTGACGACGGCGACGAACGAATCGAGCCGCCGTCGGCGTTCGGCGTCTCGGTCATGAGCGTCGGCCTCCTGGTCGGCGACGACGACCCCGTCATCTGGCGGGGCCCGATGGCTCACAACGTCCTCTCGGACCTCTTCGAGGACGTCACCTGGGGCCCGCTGGACTACCTCGTCGTCGACCTGCCACCGGGGACGGGCGACGTGCAACTGACCATCCTGCAGCGACTCCCGGTCACGGGGGCCGTCGTCGTCACCACGCCGCAGGCCGTCTCGACCGACGACACCCGCCGTGCGATGCGGATGTTCGCCGAGTACGGCACGCCCGTCCTCGGCGTCGCCGAGAACATGTCGTCGTTCGTCTGTCCCGACTGCGGCAGTGCGCACGACGTGTTCGGCGAGGGCGGCGGCGAGGCCCTCGCGGCGGACGCCGACGTGCCGTTCCTCGGAGGCATCCCGCTCGACCCGGCTGTGCGCGACGGCGGCGACGACGGCCGGCCCATCGTCCTCGCCGAGGGGGAAACCGCTCGCGCCGTCGCGGAGCTGACCGCGGACGTCGCCGACAGTCTCAGCCTGCTGCACCGCCTCGAACGGGCGAACAGCGGGGCGGGTGTCACCGCCACCGGGGAGTCCGGGTGA
- a CDS encoding ribonuclease HI family protein produces the protein MTARTAPVPDEPLSPLAALTDRVLAVYGYEVSPAIDAIDDAVPGFGGLFDPGTTSGELTEALEGVLDGADDPERLRGRANRREVEAVLYADGSSRGNPGPAGAGAVLLDGDEETLARLGRPVGSNTGNNTAEYAALALGVDQLLTRYEPTRLEVRIDSMTVVRDVWQGHGSGDAGFRPYREAIVERLDRVPHHEWTHLADSDPNPADALATVGADIASLGPGV, from the coding sequence ATGACGGCGCGGACAGCACCGGTCCCCGACGAGCCGCTGTCGCCGCTCGCAGCCCTGACGGACCGCGTGCTCGCGGTGTACGGGTACGAGGTCTCGCCGGCCATCGACGCCATCGACGACGCCGTCCCCGGGTTCGGCGGGCTGTTCGACCCCGGAACGACGTCGGGCGAACTCACCGAGGCGCTCGAAGGCGTGCTCGACGGGGCCGACGACCCCGAGCGACTGCGGGGGCGGGCGAACCGACGGGAGGTCGAGGCCGTCCTGTACGCCGACGGGAGTTCGCGCGGGAACCCCGGCCCGGCAGGGGCAGGTGCCGTCCTGCTCGACGGGGACGAGGAGACGCTGGCCCGTCTCGGCCGCCCGGTCGGGTCGAACACGGGGAACAACACGGCCGAGTACGCCGCGCTCGCGCTCGGCGTGGACCAGCTCCTGACGCGGTACGAACCGACGCGGCTCGAGGTCCGAATCGACTCGATGACCGTCGTCCGCGACGTCTGGCAGGGCCACGGGAGCGGCGATGCGGGGTTCCGTCCGTACCGGGAGGCCATCGTCGAACGCCTCGACCGGGTCCCCCACCACGAGTGGACGCATCTGGCGGACAGCGACCCGAACCCGGCAGACGCGCTCGCTACCGTCGGGGCCGACATCGCCTCGCTCGGACCCGGTGTGTGA
- a CDS encoding TorD/DmsD family molecular chaperone: MRRDPAADAALDGDAAAGPVAFARARADVYDLFAAVFDGDVDAFREAHADGVFARLAATLPGQVDCDPLDSLEGDEAFAFAYDNLFVVPGERYVPPFASAHATEPAEVFDSPSAYHDAGTAGEFLGRPAATVSALYDRTGFEPTRGDGIPDHVAAVFEFQAVLCRHEAERRDDGTDVAAGRDLQRSVVEALSWLDAFDEAVCERDAAVGAFAALSSLARTFVAWDARHALADTDGGPEATTGNGPEATTDDETNRAETTAATDLDTDQ; the protein is encoded by the coding sequence ATGCGCCGCGACCCGGCGGCCGACGCCGCCCTCGACGGTGACGCTGCCGCCGGCCCCGTCGCGTTCGCCCGCGCTCGGGCGGACGTGTACGACCTCTTCGCGGCCGTCTTCGACGGCGACGTGGACGCGTTCCGCGAGGCGCACGCCGACGGCGTCTTCGCCCGTCTCGCCGCGACGCTCCCCGGACAGGTCGACTGCGACCCCCTCGACAGCCTCGAGGGCGACGAGGCGTTCGCGTTCGCCTACGACAACCTGTTCGTCGTGCCCGGCGAGCGGTACGTCCCGCCGTTCGCGTCGGCGCACGCGACCGAGCCCGCGGAAGTGTTCGACTCGCCCTCGGCGTACCACGACGCCGGCACGGCGGGCGAGTTCCTCGGCCGGCCCGCCGCGACGGTCTCGGCGCTGTACGACCGGACCGGGTTCGAGCCGACGCGCGGCGACGGCATCCCGGACCACGTCGCCGCCGTGTTCGAGTTCCAGGCCGTGCTCTGTCGACACGAGGCGGAGCGTCGAGACGACGGGACCGACGTCGCGGCGGGACGCGACCTGCAGCGGTCGGTCGTCGAGGCGCTCTCGTGGCTCGACGCGTTCGACGAGGCGGTGTGCGAGCGTGACGCGGCCGTCGGTGCGTTCGCGGCGCTGAGCAGCCTCGCCCGCACGTTCGTCGCGTGGGACGCCCGACACGCGCTGGCAGACACCGACGGCGGGCCGGAGGCGACGACCGGCAACGGACCGGAGGCGACGACCGACGACGAGACGAACCGTGCAGAGACCACAGCCGCGACCGACCTCGATACAGACCAATGA
- a CDS encoding molybdopterin-dependent oxidoreductase gives MATAGDDVDAVSSLAEPVTVVGDERVSLTPDLVRTLPSTARTVTTACASGVRHTATWTGVPVDAVLSLADAPGETTHLLVESTDGYRSCVDVAAALEGLVALVRDGTPIADDHPYATRFVAPGIDGARAVKAVARLETRRLAAGTDPETLERHR, from the coding sequence ATGGCGACAGCAGGCGACGACGTGGACGCGGTGTCCTCGCTCGCGGAGCCGGTGACCGTCGTGGGCGACGAACGCGTCTCACTCACCCCCGACCTCGTCCGCACGCTCCCCTCGACGGCGCGGACCGTCACGACCGCCTGCGCGTCGGGGGTTCGACACACCGCCACGTGGACGGGGGTTCCGGTCGACGCCGTGCTCTCGCTCGCCGACGCCCCCGGTGAGACGACTCACCTGCTCGTCGAGAGCACTGACGGGTATCGGAGCTGTGTCGACGTCGCCGCGGCGCTCGAGGGGCTGGTCGCACTCGTCCGAGACGGCACGCCGATCGCGGACGACCACCCCTACGCGACGCGGTTCGTCGCGCCCGGAATCGACGGGGCGCGAGCGGTCAAGGCCGTCGCGAGGCTGGAGACACGGCGGCTCGCCGCGGGAACGGACCCCGAGACGCTCGAGAGACATCGCTGA
- a CDS encoding MTH1187 family thiamine-binding protein translates to MTVIGELNIVPVREGSMSGEIAKAIDALEGFDIAYETTPMGTILEAEDVHELFAAAEAAHEAVDDDRVITTLKIDDKRTVDQRARDKVTAVEDRLGRAARSGGR, encoded by the coding sequence ATGACGGTGATTGGTGAACTGAACATTGTCCCCGTTCGGGAGGGGAGCATGTCGGGAGAGATTGCGAAGGCTATCGACGCGCTCGAGGGGTTCGACATCGCCTACGAGACGACCCCGATGGGGACGATTCTGGAGGCCGAGGACGTCCACGAGTTGTTCGCGGCCGCGGAAGCGGCGCACGAAGCGGTCGACGACGACCGGGTGATCACGACACTGAAGATCGACGACAAACGAACGGTCGACCAGCGCGCCCGTGACAAGGTCACCGCGGTCGAGGACCGCCTCGGTCGAGCCGCGCGAAGCGGGGGCCGGTAG
- a CDS encoding SprT-like domain-containing protein, translated as MTAGPDPASYHIGTDATVEEFLAVSRVYARAVVDHYGLTADVDDLEWEVSTRAKRRAGAVKSRAGRPETVSLTWAYFRANGWAAVAETIRHELVHVHLLNEHGDGSHGERFRRLAADLQTNVHCERFVEPRWWIVCQSCGQRLARYRRSKLVRDVASYRCGDCGGTLRRTEPDA; from the coding sequence ATGACGGCCGGTCCCGATCCCGCGTCCTACCACATCGGCACCGACGCGACCGTCGAGGAGTTCCTCGCCGTCTCGAGAGTGTACGCGCGGGCGGTCGTCGACCACTACGGGCTGACGGCCGACGTCGACGACCTCGAGTGGGAGGTCAGCACGCGGGCCAAACGGCGAGCCGGTGCTGTGAAATCCCGTGCGGGCCGTCCGGAGACGGTCTCGCTCACGTGGGCGTATTTCCGGGCGAACGGCTGGGCGGCCGTGGCCGAGACCATCCGTCACGAACTCGTCCACGTCCACCTGCTGAACGAGCACGGTGACGGCTCGCACGGCGAGCGGTTCCGACGGCTCGCGGCGGACCTGCAGACGAACGTGCACTGTGAGCGGTTCGTCGAGCCGCGGTGGTGGATCGTCTGTCAGTCGTGTGGCCAGCGCCTCGCCCGCTATCGGCGGTCGAAGCTCGTCAGGGACGTGGCGTCGTACCGCTGTGGCGACTGTGGCGGGACGCTCCGACGAACCGAGCCCGACGCCTGA